The stretch of DNA AATGCTTTAATCGCTTGTGTTGATGATAGTCCGTTAGTTTGTCAAAGTTTGGAAAAGATTTTAACAACTGCAGGCTATCAATTTATCTCGATTCAAGATTCATTACGCGCGATCGCCACTCTACTGACTCGCAAACCAGAATTAATTTTTTTAGATTTAGTCATGCCCAATACTAATGGCTACGAAATTTGCAGTCAGTTACGCAAGGTTTCTGTGTTTCGCGATACGCCAATTATTATTCTCACTGGTAACGATGGCATCATCGATCGCGTCCGCGCCAAACTTGTTGGTGCTACAGATTTCTTAAGTAAACCAGTAGATGCTCAAACGTTACTAGAAGTAACGCAAACGCACCTCAACAAAACTCCGCAGGTGTAATTAGGAAGAGGTCACCTAGAGAAGCAATTCCTGACCTCCGACTTCTAAATTGGTTTCTTTTATTTTCCTAGTTGATACATTTCTGAGGTTAAACAATGAGTACAGTTTTAGTTGTTGACGACTCCATTACTGAAATCGAAATTATTAGTAGCTGTCTGCGTCGTAGCGGCTTAAATGTAATTACTGCCTGCGATGGTGGCGATGCAATGAACAAACTCAGCAGCCAAAAACCAGATGCGATCGTTTTAGATGTCGTACTACCCGATAAAAGTGGCTTTGAACTTTGCCGCGATCTCAAAGCTGAAGCAAGTACCAGCAAAATTCCTGTTGTGATTTGCTCAACGAAAGGCAGCGAC from Chroococcidiopsis sp. TS-821 encodes:
- a CDS encoding response regulator transcription factor translates to MSTVLVVDDSITEIEIISSCLRRSGLNVITACDGGDAMNKLSSQKPDAIVLDVVLPDKSGFELCRDLKAEASTSKIPVVICSTKGSDMDKFWGKKQGADAYLSKPVDQEELVRTVKQLIQG